In a genomic window of Acropora muricata isolate sample 2 chromosome 2, ASM3666990v1, whole genome shotgun sequence:
- the LOC136908890 gene encoding beta-1,3-galactosyltransferase 1-like, producing MVGKRTKKISLALFLGVATCISLHLGYLWRNRFFLSALGEEVDRQLQRIELRRLTTTAKRATGSLTTASISPHVKHRTFLITTRPCMQNYDLLVITSSAPSNFERRNTIRKTWAFERAFQPRWTTVFLVAQTRDEVVSDALLKEDEAHKDLVRASYYEHYWNQTRKVQMGFEWAVTYCNFSFLLKVDDDVFVHIPRVLSFLSLPNTPEKKLYAGNHYTNNTPFRGGKWKVTYEEYNLTKYPDFCPGFGYILSQDVVSAFVDTFSSLPFFRLDDVYVGMLADKNGITVTNNKGFEVWHPRNLACVPTNYTLVRHDVGEECQMKMFKTVLFPE from the coding sequence ATGGTTGGAAAACGGACTAAGAAGATTTCGTTAGCCTTATTCCTTGGTGTGGCAACTTGTATATCTCTCCATCTAGGATATCTATGGAGGAATCGCTTCTTCCTTTCCGCTTTAGGAGAGGAAGTCGATCGACAGCTGCAGAGGATCGAACTACGACGACTGACAACAACCGCGAAAAGGGCAACAGGATCATTAACAACCGCTTCTATTTCGCCGCATGTAAAGCACAGAACATTTCTTATAACCACGAGACCTTGTATGCAAAATTACGATCTTCTTGTGATTACCTCGTCTGCTCCAAGTAATTTTGAAAGAAGGAATACTATTCGCAAGACTTGGGCTTTTGAAAGAGCCTTTCAACCAAGATGGACAACGGTTTTTCTCGTCGCTCAAACACGTGATGAAGTGGTGTCAGACGCATTGTTAAAAGAAGATGAAGCTCATAAAGACCTTGTGCGAGCTAGCTATTACGAACACTACTGGAATCAAACTCGAAAGGTACAAATGGGCTTCGAATGGGCAGTAACGTATTGCAATTTCTCGTTTCTTTTGAAGGTAGACGACGACGTGTTTGTGCATATTCCAAGAGTTCTTTCCTTCCTGAGTTTACCCAACACGCCCGAAAAAAAGCTTTACGCTGGCAATCACTACACAAATAATACGCCTTTTAGGGGAGGAAAATGGAAAGTAACTTACGAAGAATATAATCTGACAAAGTATCCGGATTTTTGTCCCGGTTTTGGATATATTTTATCTCAAGACGTTGTAAGTGCATTTGTCGACACGTTCTCTTCTTTACCGTTCTTTCGACTGGATGATGTTTACGTTGGCATGCTTGCAGATAAAAACGGAATAACTGTCACGAACAATAAAGGATTTGAAGTATGGCACCCACGTAACCTTGCTTGTGTTCCAACAAATTATACTTTAGTTAGGCATGATGTAGGAGAAGAGTGCCAGATGAAAATGTTCAAGACAGTCCTGTTCCCTGAGTAG